The region GGCGCCGAACGTCTCGGCCAGCGTCGGGATGGCGAGAAGGTTCACGGCCTCGGGAGGCGTGGGGTAGGCCGCGGTGCACTGCAGGAGCGCCACCGGGACGTCGGCCGCGGCGCGTACGAAGTCGAGCGCGCGTTGGATGTCGGCGTACGTGCCGGCGCCGGTCGACATCAGGAGGGGTTTGCCGGTAGCCGTCAAGAATTCCAGCAGGCGGAGGTGATTGAGCTCGGAGGAGGCCACCTTGTGGACCGTGACGTGCGGGTCCACCGCCCGGGCGTCGGTTACGGAGAAGGCGGAGGCCATGAACTCCAGGCCGCGTTCGCGGGCGTGAGCGGCCAGCTCGGCCAGCATCTCGTACGGCATCTCGAGGCTGCGTAGGAGCTCGAGCGCGTCCTCCCGGATGCCGGCCTCGGCCAGGTAGTCGCTTTGGCCCGCGCCGGGGGCGTATATCGTCTCCGCCCGAAAGACCTGGAACTTGACGGCGTCGCAGCCGGCGTCGGCCGCGGCGTCTATGAGCTCGTGGGCCCGCTCCTCGTCGCCGCCCAGCACGCCCGCCCGCCAGTTGGACCCGGCCTCGCCGACGACGAAGACCGGTTTGCCCTCGCCGAAGGGAGCTTCGGCCTCGGGGCCCGGGTTGGGTTTCGGTTTCGCCATAGTGTGATTATTTTATTTTAATGTCTTTCAAACCCTCGGCGATGCCGATAAGGTCGAGCTTCCGGGGCTCTTCCGTGATGGCGGTGGTGGCGCCGGAGTCGCCGAAGTCGACCAGCGCCAGCGTGCCCTTCTCGTGTTCGGAGAAGGCGATACCGAAGATCGGTATCTCCTCGGCGACGTAGACGTAGCCGGCCTCCCGTCCCGCCTTCGTGAGGACGAGCTTTTCGCAGCTAAGCTTCTTACCGGCGAGGGTCTCGTAGGGAGCGGCCCCGGCCTCCTCGGCGTCGACGCCCGCGCCGCCGCCGAAGACCTCGTTCAAGTCGGGCCCTTGGCCTACGGTTTCCATCGCCTTCTGCAGCAGCTGGAGCTCCTTGAGCGGCAGCTCTACCGCCGGCGCGTCGCCCACCTTGACGATAAGGCGTTCGGATTCCTCCGCCAGGTCCTTGCCGCTTTTGAGGAAGGATATGCTCTCGAGCTGGGGCACGAGGGCTTTGGATACGGCCTTGCGGCCTTCGCGCTCGACGACGACCTCCAGCCAGAAGTAATCCCGGCCGCCGCGGCCTTCCTTGCCGGTGAGCGCGACGAGGACCTCCGACTCCTTACCGCTACCGCTCGTAAGACGGTACTCGCACCAGCGGCCCACTTCCCATTGGCTGACGGCCTCGGTCAGCACCTCCTCGATGGCGGTGGGCGGCGGGGGCGTTTCTTTTTTTCCGCAGGGGCCGCAGCCGGCGAAGAAGGCCACGCAGGCTGCGAGGGAGATAACGAGTGCGCGAGTTGCCATATTCTCCTCCTGGAGAGTTACGCTATGCCGAACGCGTAATGTATGATGTAGTAACAAACGGCGCTGATGGCGGCGGCACCGGGGAGGGTCAGGAACCAGGTGATAACGATGCGCCGCGCCAACGCCCAGCGGACGGCGTTGATGTTTTCGGTGGCGCCCACGCCCATAATGGCGGTGGCGATGACCTGCGTCGTGCTGATGGGCGCCCCCAGCCAGGAGTTGACGAAGATTACCAGGGCCGAGGAGGTCTCGGCGCTGAAGCCGTGCGAAGGCTGGAGGCGGACCATGCGCGAGCCCATAGTACGTATTATGCGCCACCCCCCTATCTGGGTGCCGAGCCCCATGAAGAGGGCGGAGCTGAGTATAACCCAAACCGGTACGTGGAAGTCGGTCTGGAGGCCCGCGATGACCAGGCCGGCGGTAATCACGCCCATGGCGTTCTGGGTGTCGTTGGCGCCGTGGCTGAACGCCATGGCCGCGGCGGAGAATATCTGCGAGACGCGGAAAAACTTATGGGCCTTGCCGGGCACCGCCCGCCGCGACAACCACAGCACCGCCACCATAAAGATGTATCCGATGGCGAAGCCGGCGATGGGCGAGAGCACCATCGCGATGACGATTTTTTGGATGCCGGCCCATTGCCAGGTACCGACGCCGAAGGCCGCCGCGGCGGCGCCCATCAGGCCGCCGACCATAGCGTGCGTTACGCTTATGGGGATGCCGAGGTACGAGCAGGCGCCGGACCACACGATGGCGCCGACGAGAGCGAAGATGAGGATCCATAAATTTATGTCGGCCGGGTCGACGATGCCCTTGCCGATGGTCCTGGCGACGGCGGTGGTGAGGAACGCGCCCAGGGTGTTGAAAACGGCGGCCATCAAGACCGCCTGATAGGGCTTGAGCGCGCGCGTCGAGACGGTGGTAGCGATGGCGTTGGCGCAGTCGTTGACGCCGTTGATGAAGTTATAAACCGAGGCTAGGGCTATTACGACACCGAGAAGCAGGAACGTTTCGAGCATCGACCTCAGCCGGCCTTACGCGTTAATCGGGGTTTAGGCGTTCTTTACTATTACGCCGTCGACGATGTTGGCGACGTCTTCGCAGCGGTCGGTGGTGCCCTCGAGGACCTCTATTATCTCTTTCCACTTGATTATGGTGATGGGGTCCTTTTCGCCGTTCAGGAGGTTGGCGAGGGCATTACGGCAGATGTGGTCCGCCTCCTCCTCCAGGCGGTTTATCTCCAGCAGGTGGGGTTTCACGTCCGGGAAATGCCGAAGGCTGCGCACGGCCTTCTCTACGTTCTTGGCGCCGGCCAGGATGAGCTCGGCGATCACGACGACTTCGTGTCGCACGCCGTCCAGCTCGTAAAGGCTCATCTTGTGGCCCGCGACTTCGATGTAGTCGATTACTTCGTCGAGGGCGCACGCCAGCGCGTGGATGTCGCCCCTCTCGATGGGCGTTACGAACGAGCGGTTTAGGTTGTCGATTATCCCGTGGGTGATGTCGTCGGCGCGGTGCTCGATGTCTTTTAATCTGCGCGCGGAGCGGGGCGCGTTTTCGATGTCGTTGACGAGCTTCGTCAACTCGGTCGCGGCCTCGACCGCCAGGCTGGCTAGCTCGGTGAACATGTCGAAGAACCGCTCCTCGCGCGGGATGAGTTTCGGGAATTTAAAACGCATACTTAACCCTTCGTTCGCCGCCGCCCGGGTTTTAACGGTTTCCTAAGCCGAGTTCGCGGTAGAGCTTACGGAAATGGTCGCGTACTTGTTTTCTCTTCAGGCGGGATAGGTGGTCGATGAAGAGTACGCCGTTCAGGTGGTCGACCTCGTGGACCAGTACCCGGGCGCCGAGCCCTTCCGCCTCGAGCTCCCGCTCGCGCCCTTTAGCGTCGACGTATTTCACCACTGCGCGCGCCGGCCGCGCCAGCGGCGACGCGAAGGACAACAAGCTGAGGCAACCCTCTTCCTCGACTTCTTCTTCGTCCGACGTCCGGACGATTTCCGGGTTGATGAACAACGTGTCGGCCCCCTCGGGGAGGAGGGAGGGGTGCACGACTACTATCTGCTTCAGGACCCCCACTTGCGGCGCCGCCAGCCCCACGCCGCGGTGCTTGACCATGACGTCCGCCATGGCCTTTATCAGTTCGCCTTCGGTCGTCCCCAGAGACTCGACCCGTTCGGATTTCTCGCGGAGTACGGCGTCGTCGAGGTAGCGGAGGCAGTACTTAATATCGTCGTCCTTCACGACCGGGATAGGATACCACGCCGTCATCGGCGGGTCAAGGCGTAACGGCGAGGGGCTAGTCCTCGTCGGCCGCGAGGCGCAGCCGCTCGAGGCGGAATTCGCGCTTCGCCCCGCTGGCGTGGCAATAGGCGGCGACGCAGCAGCGGCCGCCGCGGGTTTTAATAGCGTAGGGGGTTATGGACCTCGAGCTCTCGCCCTTGCCGCCGCGGTATATTATCGCCACGGCCTCTCCGGCCGCCGCGGCCCATTCCAGCTCGACGACCGTCCCGGCGTCGAGGCCTTCTTCCGTCGGTATGCCCCGCGACACCAGCGCCAGGTCGCTCACCGTTTCGGCGCCGAAGCGTTCGCGAGCCGCGGCCGAAAACGCCAGCAGGAGCTGGCTCTCGACGGCGGCGTCCCCCAGCGCCCGGTGGGGCGCCGGGTTGGTAACGTTAAACGTTTGGGCCAGCGTCTCGAGTTTGTAGCCGGCGAGGCCCGGGTAGCAGTTCCGCGCCAGGCCCAAAAGGTCGACCGAGGCGTTGCGTAGCTTCGGTAGGCCGAGCTCCGCCGCGGCCGCGACGACGAACGACATGTCGAAAGGGAGGTTGTGGGCCACGAGCGCCGCGTCGGCCGCGAAGGCGACGAAGCGCGGGAAGACCTCCGCCAGCTTGGGTTGGCCGGCGAGGTCGGCGTCGGTCAGGCCGTGGACCGCGGTGGCGCCGGCCGGGACCGGGACCTCCGGGTCCACCAGCGTCAGGAAGTGGTCGACGACGTCGCCGCGGCAGAGCTTGAGCGCGCCCACCTCGACGACGCGCGCGCCTTTCGTTACGTCCAGGCCCGTCGTCTCGAGGTCGAAGACGACGAAGGTCGCCTCGGCCAGCGGAACGTCGAAGGGGGTGGGTGCCATATATAAAGAAGCCCGGCCGGGCCGGGCGTTCTCCTCGGGGATATTTCAGATGTCTAAGTTCTTGACTTCTTTGGCGTGGGACTCGATGAACTCGCGCCGCGGTTCGACGGCGCCGCCCATCAGCGTGGTGAAGATCTCGTCGGCTCGAGCCGCGTCCGCGATCTCCACCTCGACGAGCGTCCGGCGTTCGCGGTCCATGGTCGTCTTCCAGAGTTGCTCCGGGTTCATCTCGCCCAGGCCCTTGTAACGCTGGATGCGAGGCGTTTTTTCCTTGGGGAAGCGCTTGAGGATTTCTTTGAGCTCTTTATCGTTGTAGGCGTATAATTCCTCTTTGCCGTCGCGGATGCCGTAGAGGGGCGGTTGGGCAATATAGAGGTGGCGGCCTTCGATGAGCCGGGGGAAGTGGCGGTAGAAGAACGTGAGGAGCAGCGTGCGGATGTGCGCGCCGTCGACGTCGGCGTCCGTCATCAGGATGACCTTATTGTACCGCAACTTGTCCAGGTCGAACTCCTCCTCGCCGATGCCGGTGCCCAGCGCCATGATGATGGTGCATATCTCTTCGTTCCGGAGCATCCTGTCGATGCGCGTCTTCTCGACGTTGAGGATCTTCCCGCGGAGCGGAAGAATGGCCTGGAACGCGCGGTCGCGCCCTTGTTTGGCGGAGCCGCCGGCGGAGGGGCCTTCCACCAGGAAGAGCTCGCACTCCTTCGGGTCGCGGCTCGAGC is a window of bacterium DNA encoding:
- a CDS encoding N-acetylneuraminate synthase family protein, which produces MAKPKPNPGPEAEAPFGEGKPVFVVGEAGSNWRAGVLGGDEERAHELIDAAADAGCDAVKFQVFRAETIYAPGAGQSDYLAEAGIREDALELLRSLEMPYEMLAELAAHARERGLEFMASAFSVTDARAVDPHVTVHKVASSELNHLRLLEFLTATGKPLLMSTGAGTYADIQRALDFVRAAADVPVALLQCTAAYPTPPEAVNLLAIPTLAETFGAVVGLSDHSADPVAAPAAAVALGAKVIEKHFTLDHGLPGPDHSFAVEPHELTAMVRAIRLVEKMRGTGEKEVQPAEEELFHYSQRGIQATCDVAAGDVLREGENIDILRPGKNRKGLNPFRIDDVNGRRATRDIPAGDGIGEGDFA
- a CDS encoding inorganic phosphate transporter, with the translated sequence MLETFLLLGVVIALASVYNFINGVNDCANAIATTVSTRALKPYQAVLMAAVFNTLGAFLTTAVARTIGKGIVDPADINLWILIFALVGAIVWSGACSYLGIPISVTHAMVGGLMGAAAAAFGVGTWQWAGIQKIVIAMVLSPIAGFAIGYIFMVAVLWLSRRAVPGKAHKFFRVSQIFSAAAMAFSHGANDTQNAMGVITAGLVIAGLQTDFHVPVWVILSSALFMGLGTQIGGWRIIRTMGSRMVRLQPSHGFSAETSSALVIFVNSWLGAPISTTQVIATAIMGVGATENINAVRWALARRIVITWFLTLPGAAAISAVCYYIIHYAFGIA
- a CDS encoding DUF47 family protein produces the protein MRFKFPKLIPREERFFDMFTELASLAVEAATELTKLVNDIENAPRSARRLKDIEHRADDITHGIIDNLNRSFVTPIERGDIHALACALDEVIDYIEVAGHKMSLYELDGVRHEVVVIAELILAGAKNVEKAVRSLRHFPDVKPHLLEINRLEEEADHICRNALANLLNGEKDPITIIKWKEIIEVLEGTTDRCEDVANIVDGVIVKNA
- the def gene encoding peptide deformylase, which encodes MTAWYPIPVVKDDDIKYCLRYLDDAVLREKSERVESLGTTEGELIKAMADVMVKHRGVGLAAPQVGVLKQIVVVHPSLLPEGADTLFINPEIVRTSDEEEVEEEGCLSLLSFASPLARPARAVVKYVDAKGRERELEAEGLGARVLVHEVDHLNGVLFIDHLSRLKRKQVRDHFRKLYRELGLGNR
- a CDS encoding exonuclease domain-containing protein, producing MAPTPFDVPLAEATFVVFDLETTGLDVTKGARVVEVGALKLCRGDVVDHFLTLVDPEVPVPAGATAVHGLTDADLAGQPKLAEVFPRFVAFAADAALVAHNLPFDMSFVVAAAAELGLPKLRNASVDLLGLARNCYPGLAGYKLETLAQTFNVTNPAPHRALGDAAVESQLLLAFSAAARERFGAETVSDLALVSRGIPTEEGLDAGTVVELEWAAAAGEAVAIIYRGGKGESSRSITPYAIKTRGGRCCVAAYCHASGAKREFRLERLRLAADED